ATGAGCAGAATGATGAAGCTTGCGACTTTATCCAATGATTAAGGCGCTTAGAAACAATACGCTCACCGAACTGAAGGATGAAATCACATTGGTTGAGTTGCGCTTTGGCTACGTCACTCTGCATCCACAAATCATAATGTTTCCAATCACTGCTGACACCTGATTGAGGATCGCAAAAAACTGGCCAGCCTAATGCAGTAGCAAACTGCTGAGCTTTTGTCGCTTGTTCAATATCGAGCGAACCGAGAATAACCACACCCTTACGTCCAAGATACTCACCTAGAGCAATCGGTTGTGTATTCACTTGATTAGGTAAAAACGTTTGGCTGTAACAACCTGTTCCCGACTTCCACCCAGTGATACTGGATGTGTATTCCGCATACATTTCCGCGCTATTCGCAGAATATAGAGGCTCAGGGAACGGACAGTTGATATGAATCACACCGCCAACATTGCGTTGTTTCGCTAGCGCGTTATCAACGGATGTCAGAAGCCAATTCAATGAAATCTGTGTGGTTGGACTGGGTAGATTTAAAGCACTTTCAACATGGGAAGAAAAGATGCCTTGCTGTTGAATCGCTTGATTAGCGCCACAGTCGACTAAATCGATAGGTCGATCAGAGGTCAGCAAAATCAGCTTCTCTCGTGTCAGTCCAGATTCAGCCGTCGCAGGAAGAAGGTTTGCAACAGCAGTACCAGAGGTGACAATCACGGCAACTGGCTTATTGCTGGCTTTTGCTAAACCTAACGCAAGAAAACCAAGCCCACGCTCATCAAAGTGCGTGTGCAGTGTCAGTTTTGGATTGGCTTCGGCTTCGAGTGTTAATGGTGTTGAGCGCGAGCCTGGCGCAACACAAACATGTTCAACGCCGCTGCGGGCTAACTCTTCAAGTAACGTATTACACCAAACTCTATTTAATACGGCTTGGTCGTGGTTCATGACGCCACACCCAATGGTGGATGATCTGAAATTAAGCTGAGCAGAGTCGACATTTTCTTATTCAACTCTTGCCACTCATGTTCAGCAACCGATCCCGGTACGATCCCGGCACCCGCAAACAGTTGTACTTGATCGTTTACAATCAAGGCACTTCGAATCGCGACACAGAATTCAGCGCGTTGATGGCTAATATAGCCAACAGAGCCTGCATACCAACCTCTCGCAAACGGTTCATGTTCAAGTATGAAATCCATCGCTTCTTTGCGCGGTAAACCCGCTACCGCAGCCGTCGGCTGTAAGGCAGCAAGCAACTGCACACCATTGACGCCGTTATTGAGCTGAGCATGGATATTACGTTTAAGATGTTGCACCTTACGCAAACGCACTAGGCGCGCCTCTTTTTCAACGTGTACCGTTTGAGAATGAGGAGTGAGACGCTCAATAATGTCGTCGACCACATACTGGTTTTCATTGAGGTTTTTACTGTCTTGAGAAAGCCAATTGGCTAACTCCATATCTTCTGTCGCGTTTTCTCCGCGACCAATGGTTCCAGCAAGCGCTTCAGTATCAAGCTCAGTGCCATATCGACTGTACAAACGCTCTGGCGTTGAGCCGATAAAGCTGTGTTTGGAATCCAATACCAACATAAAGTGAAAGCTGTGATGGTTTTGCAGGTAGCTGGCCTTAAGCAACTGAGCCGCGCAGATTGGCGCATCGAGTTGCAATGTGGTTTTACGCGCTAAAACGACTTTTTTGTACTCTTCGTCGCTAATGCCTTTCAGCACTTTATCGACAAGGTTGCCCCACAGCTCTCGTTCTGGAACGTGGTTAATCTGCTCAATGTGCGCCGACAAAGGGGCCAATATCGCCGCTTCAACAGAAAGCTTATTTAGAGCATTAATAGAAGCAACGCGATCAGGAGATAAGTTGACGGCTAACGACCAAGTCTTGTCAAAGCGGATCAGTTCAACCTGAGGAAGGAAGAAAAACGATTCCATGCAACGACGGTTTTTTGCGGTGTGCCCGTCAAACGAGCGCCCACCCCAGATTCGTTGGTCTTCACCAAGAATAGCGTACGCGGGAGCGGGATCAGAAAAAGTATGTAATTGCCCGAGCGCAACGACCTCTTCACGAGTAT
Above is a window of Vibrio atlanticus DNA encoding:
- a CDS encoding isochorismate synthase, producing MSHFQQTISALIERVQNAQASEVRCVEVLTQKPSFAFIEWLHAQPLFPKFYWQSRDTREEVVALGQLHTFSDPAPAYAILGEDQRIWGGRSFDGHTAKNRRCMESFFFLPQVELIRFDKTWSLAVNLSPDRVASINALNKLSVEAAILAPLSAHIEQINHVPERELWGNLVDKVLKGISDEEYKKVVLARKTTLQLDAPICAAQLLKASYLQNHHSFHFMLVLDSKHSFIGSTPERLYSRYGTELDTEALAGTIGRGENATEDMELANWLSQDSKNLNENQYVVDDIIERLTPHSQTVHVEKEARLVRLRKVQHLKRNIHAQLNNGVNGVQLLAALQPTAAVAGLPRKEAMDFILEHEPFARGWYAGSVGYISHQRAEFCVAIRSALIVNDQVQLFAGAGIVPGSVAEHEWQELNKKMSTLLSLISDHPPLGVAS
- the menD gene encoding 2-succinyl-5-enolpyruvyl-6-hydroxy-3-cyclohexene-1-carboxylic-acid synthase, which translates into the protein MNHDQAVLNRVWCNTLLEELARSGVEHVCVAPGSRSTPLTLEAEANPKLTLHTHFDERGLGFLALGLAKASNKPVAVIVTSGTAVANLLPATAESGLTREKLILLTSDRPIDLVDCGANQAIQQQGIFSSHVESALNLPSPTTQISLNWLLTSVDNALAKQRNVGGVIHINCPFPEPLYSANSAEMYAEYTSSITGWKSGTGCYSQTFLPNQVNTQPIALGEYLGRKGVVILGSLDIEQATKAQQFATALGWPVFCDPQSGVSSDWKHYDLWMQSDVAKAQLNQCDFILQFGERIVSKRLNHWIKSQASSFCSSQYIVVSPDTHRINQDHLPQTHIVADIESWVSEQHLPTLLGQHAGWAAPLVEIANTVQQLALAQISNNDQLTELSVAVDLSTRLKDRELFVGNSLMVRLVDMLSSISANQVYSNRGASGIDGLVATAAGVVKANQNPLIMLIGDTSLLYDLNSLALLTHNVTPMVIVVTNNDGGAIFDLLPVPEQQKQSLYQMPHGFGFEHAAAQFQLGYAAPETLNCYQTIIEQHFEQGQGTLLVEVKTPPEQASTLLKQFSSMLTEALA